From the genome of Novosphingobium sp. TH158, one region includes:
- a CDS encoding RDD family protein, which translates to MSALYPSLTAGRERVLVTPEGIAMKLVVASRGARFGALALDLAIIAMLQIGTTLLLFYIAGGVFELGTKALEKSAAGSALQFLVILWFAAMFLFRNAYFMFFELGPRGATWGKRAAGIRIASRDGGRLTPEMVLARNLLRDIELFLPISFLLSASGGDMGAAGIAAVAWFLVFVLFPCFNKDALRAGDLIAGTWVVEAPRRRLESVMSTTRAAQEGTSVTTGAAYRFGEKELAVYGEYELQTLERVLRENRHEALVTVHEAICRKIGWDPGAGDEYAFLEAYYAQLRARLERNMRMGVRKADKWG; encoded by the coding sequence ATGAGCGCCCTTTATCCGTCTCTGACTGCGGGGCGCGAGCGGGTGCTGGTAACGCCCGAAGGCATTGCCATGAAGCTCGTCGTCGCCAGTCGCGGCGCGCGCTTCGGCGCCCTGGCGCTGGACCTGGCGATCATAGCCATGCTGCAGATCGGCACGACGCTGCTGCTGTTCTACATTGCCGGCGGGGTCTTCGAACTGGGCACCAAGGCCCTGGAGAAGAGCGCGGCAGGCAGTGCCCTGCAGTTCCTCGTGATCCTGTGGTTCGCCGCCATGTTCCTGTTCCGCAATGCCTACTTCATGTTCTTCGAACTTGGACCGCGCGGGGCAACCTGGGGCAAGCGCGCGGCGGGCATCCGCATCGCCAGCCGCGATGGCGGGCGGCTGACGCCGGAAATGGTCCTGGCCCGCAATCTGCTGCGCGACATCGAACTGTTCCTGCCGATCAGCTTCCTGCTTTCCGCTTCGGGAGGAGACATGGGCGCGGCGGGCATTGCCGCTGTCGCCTGGTTCCTCGTCTTCGTGCTGTTTCCCTGTTTCAACAAGGATGCCCTGCGCGCCGGAGACCTGATCGCGGGGACCTGGGTGGTCGAAGCGCCGCGGCGGCGGCTCGAATCGGTGATGTCCACCACCCGCGCCGCGCAGGAGGGCACCAGCGTCACCACCGGCGCGGCCTATCGCTTCGGCGAGAAGGAACTGGCGGTCTATGGTGAATACGAACTCCAGACGCTTGAGCGCGTGCTGCGCGAAAATCGCCATGAAGCCCTGGTTACCGTCCACGAGGCGATTTGCCGCAAGATCGGCTGGGATCCGGGCGCGGGCGATGAATATGCCTTCCTCGAGGCTTATTACGCCCAATTGCGCGCGCGGCTGGAGCGCAACATGCGCATGGGCGTGCGCAAGGCGGACAAGTGGGGATGA
- a CDS encoding GNAT family N-acetyltransferase — MTVGLRLVEDDLSGPEIVALLELHLREMHAWSPPCSVHAMPVERLRENDVTFWSAWDGDRLAGCGALKQIDARHGEIKSMRAHPDYRGKGVGRAILLHLIGEARARGYDRLSLETGAPAPFEPARRLYAANGFALCGPFADYAEDPFSVFMTRVI, encoded by the coding sequence ATGACTGTCGGCCTGCGCCTTGTCGAGGATGACCTGTCCGGGCCGGAGATCGTCGCCCTGCTCGAGCTTCATCTGCGCGAAATGCACGCCTGGTCGCCGCCCTGTTCGGTCCATGCCATGCCGGTGGAGCGATTGCGCGAGAACGATGTCACCTTCTGGTCGGCCTGGGATGGCGATCGGCTGGCCGGTTGCGGCGCGCTCAAGCAGATCGATGCGCGGCATGGCGAGATCAAGTCCATGCGCGCCCATCCGGATTACCGGGGCAAAGGCGTTGGCCGCGCGATCCTGCTGCACCTGATCGGCGAAGCCCGCGCTCGCGGCTATGACCGGCTCAGCCTGGAAACGGGCGCGCCCGCACCCTTCGAGCCGGCGCGCCGGCTTTACGCGGCGAACGGCTTCGCGCTATGCGGCCCCTTCGCCGACTATGCCGAAGACCCCTTCAGCGTGTTCATGACGAGGGTGATTTGA
- a CDS encoding GNAT family N-acetyltransferase, whose protein sequence is MILRPAGSADAPALARLGRDSFVAKFGDMYRPQDLSTFLEEAYSEAAIAAELANPQRLYHLAERDGALVGYCKLGLVCGFPEHARGKHVLELKQLYTAPGQTGGGIGKALMDWAMAEFAARGADEVQLSVWSGNEGAQRFYARYGFAKVADVTFRVGEQLDEEFLFARLI, encoded by the coding sequence CTGATCCTGCGGCCTGCGGGCAGCGCCGATGCCCCCGCCCTTGCCCGTCTCGGCCGGGACAGCTTTGTCGCCAAGTTCGGCGACATGTACCGACCGCAGGACCTTTCTACCTTCCTTGAGGAGGCCTACTCCGAGGCAGCGATTGCCGCAGAGCTCGCCAATCCGCAGCGGCTTTACCACCTGGCAGAACGCGATGGCGCGCTGGTTGGCTATTGCAAGCTCGGCCTCGTTTGCGGCTTTCCCGAACATGCGCGCGGAAAGCACGTGCTGGAACTCAAGCAGCTCTACACCGCACCCGGGCAGACCGGTGGCGGCATCGGCAAGGCGCTGATGGACTGGGCCATGGCGGAATTCGCCGCGCGCGGTGCCGATGAGGTGCAGCTTTCGGTGTGGAGCGGCAACGAAGGCGCCCAGCGGTTCTATGCCCGCTACGGCTTTGCCAAGGTGGCGGACGTCACCTTCCGCGTCGGCGAGCAGCTTGACGAGGAATTCCTCTTTGCCCGCTTGATTTAG
- the ispG gene encoding flavodoxin-dependent (E)-4-hydroxy-3-methylbut-2-enyl-diphosphate synthase has product MSSVRPWRDIARRQCRQIMVGSVPIGGDAPIAVQTMTNTLTSDAKATIDQIRRCEEAGADIVRVSCPDVESTAAFGKIVKAARVPLVADIHFHYKRALEAADAGAACLRINPGNIGSSERVAEVVRAAKANGCSIRIGVNAGSLEKDLLEKYGEPCPEALVESALDHIKLLQDHDFHEYKVAVKASDVFLAVAAYMGLAEAVDCPLHLGITEAGGLIGGTVKSSIGIGNLLWAGIGDTIRVSLSAEPEEEVRVGFEILKSLGLRTRGVRVVSCPSCARQGFDVIRTVEALENRLSHIKTPMSLSVLGCVVNGPGEARETDIGITGGGNGKHMVYLSGVTDHHVSSEAMLDHIVELVEAKAAELEAASAAAAVTA; this is encoded by the coding sequence ATGTCCTCGGTTCGTCCCTGGCGCGATATCGCGCGTCGTCAATGCCGCCAGATCATGGTCGGTTCGGTGCCCATCGGCGGCGATGCGCCGATCGCGGTGCAGACCATGACCAACACCCTGACTTCCGATGCGAAGGCGACGATCGACCAGATCCGCCGGTGCGAGGAAGCCGGGGCCGATATCGTCCGCGTCTCGTGCCCGGACGTGGAAAGCACCGCGGCCTTCGGCAAGATCGTCAAGGCCGCACGGGTGCCGCTCGTTGCCGACATCCATTTCCACTACAAGCGCGCGCTCGAAGCCGCCGATGCCGGCGCTGCCTGCCTGCGGATCAATCCGGGCAACATCGGTTCCAGCGAGCGCGTTGCCGAAGTGGTGCGCGCCGCCAAGGCCAACGGTTGCTCGATCCGCATCGGGGTGAACGCCGGCAGCCTGGAAAAGGACCTGCTGGAAAAATATGGCGAGCCCTGCCCCGAAGCGCTCGTCGAATCGGCGCTCGATCATATCAAGCTGCTGCAGGACCATGACTTCCACGAATACAAGGTGGCGGTGAAGGCCAGCGACGTGTTCCTTGCGGTCGCCGCCTACATGGGCCTGGCCGAAGCGGTCGATTGCCCGCTGCACCTGGGCATTACCGAGGCGGGCGGGCTGATCGGCGGCACGGTGAAAAGCTCGATCGGCATCGGCAACCTGCTGTGGGCCGGGATCGGCGACACGATCCGCGTCTCGCTCTCTGCGGAACCCGAAGAAGAAGTGCGCGTCGGCTTCGAGATCCTCAAGAGCCTCGGCCTGCGTACCCGGGGCGTCCGGGTCGTCTCCTGCCCCAGCTGCGCGCGGCAGGGCTTCGATGTGATCCGCACGGTGGAAGCACTGGAAAACCGCCTGAGCCACATCAAGACGCCGATGAGCCTCTCGGTGCTGGGCTGCGTCGTCAACGGTCCGGGCGAGGCGCGCGAGACCGACATCGGCATCACCGGCGGCGGCAACGGCAAGCACATGGTCTACCTTTCCGGCGTCACCGACCACCATGTGTCAAGCGAGGCCATGCTCGATCACATCGTCGAACTGGTCGAGGCCAAGGCGGCGGAGTTGGAGGCGGCTTCGGCGGCAGCCGCAGTGACCGCCTGA
- a CDS encoding TIGR02281 family clan AA aspartic protease: MNRLMFLALSAIASMMLIAQFVAPGRDPAPMPSTGAMAVTKGGGGFADEPGDPGETVIARDSSGQFHLKARLNGTEEAFLVDTGADVVALTIDAAESAGLPVDPTNFEPLMQTASGTGHGARFRLDDFEVAGKHFRDVEVVVMEGLETNLLGQSVLRKFGKVELRGDRMVISRD; this comes from the coding sequence GTGAACCGACTGATGTTCCTCGCGCTTTCGGCTATCGCCTCGATGATGCTCATCGCGCAGTTCGTCGCGCCCGGGCGCGATCCGGCGCCGATGCCGTCCACAGGCGCCATGGCCGTGACGAAAGGCGGCGGTGGTTTTGCCGATGAGCCCGGCGATCCGGGAGAGACCGTGATCGCCCGCGATTCGTCCGGCCAGTTCCACCTCAAGGCGCGCCTCAACGGTACCGAGGAGGCTTTCCTTGTCGATACCGGGGCCGATGTCGTGGCCCTGACGATCGATGCCGCGGAAAGCGCGGGGCTGCCGGTCGATCCCACGAACTTCGAACCGCTGATGCAGACCGCATCCGGCACGGGGCACGGCGCGCGGTTCCGGCTTGATGACTTCGAAGTTGCGGGCAAGCATTTCCGCGATGTCGAAGTGGTGGTGATGGAAGGACTGGAGACGAACCTGCTCGGCCAGTCGGTGCTCCGCAAGTTCGGCAAGGTGGAGCTGCGCGGCGATCGCATGGTAATCTCGCGCGATTGA
- a CDS encoding GNAT family N-acetyltransferase — protein MTITLRPALPQDLPTIAAFIRELAEYERLLDAVRFDEAVLGEKLFGPRPYAEVLISELDGQAQGFALFFHNFSTFEGRPGIYLEDLFVRPAARGHGLGKALLARLAELAIERDCARLEWSVLDWNAPAIGFYEKLGARPLDDWKIMRLDGSYLAQLGAAARFSAD, from the coding sequence ATGACGATCACGCTCCGCCCGGCCCTGCCGCAAGACCTGCCGACCATCGCCGCCTTCATCCGCGAACTGGCTGAATACGAACGCCTGCTCGATGCCGTGCGATTCGATGAGGCGGTGCTTGGCGAAAAGCTGTTCGGCCCGCGGCCTTATGCCGAGGTCCTGATTAGCGAGCTGGACGGGCAGGCGCAGGGCTTTGCCTTGTTCTTCCATAACTTTTCGACCTTCGAGGGGCGGCCGGGCATCTATCTTGAAGACCTGTTCGTCCGGCCGGCTGCACGGGGCCACGGGCTGGGTAAGGCCCTGCTGGCCCGCCTTGCCGAACTGGCGATTGAAAGAGACTGCGCGCGGCTGGAATGGTCGGTGCTCGACTGGAATGCTCCGGCCATAGGATTCTACGAAAAGCTAGGCGCAAGGCCGCTTGATGACTGGAAAATCATGCGCCTCGATGGCTCATATCTCGCTCAACTCGGCGCAGCTGCGCGCTTTTCCGCCGATTGA
- a CDS encoding murein L,D-transpeptidase catalytic domain family protein translates to MLAPVSRALAQSLEGEFDKAFGMGANPAPVPVEPAPVVPSLPMQTASNPAYDARLLEIARREIGRAGNRLWRTDIVGIADFARPSTLPRFHFVNLEAGRIDSFRVTHGRGSDPEHSGFLHSFSNVPGSEATSRGAYVTCEWYYGKYGTSIRLEGMDRDNSNARERAIVMHPAAYAAPEHIARFGKLGRSEGCFAMSPGDFTQALAHLSGGRLLYADRISLT, encoded by the coding sequence ATGCTCGCGCCGGTATCGCGTGCGCTCGCCCAATCGCTCGAAGGGGAGTTCGACAAGGCTTTTGGCATGGGGGCCAATCCTGCGCCGGTGCCGGTCGAACCCGCGCCCGTAGTTCCCTCCCTGCCGATGCAGACGGCCTCGAACCCGGCCTATGACGCACGGCTGCTGGAAATTGCCCGTCGCGAGATCGGCCGTGCCGGCAATCGCCTGTGGCGCACCGATATCGTCGGCATCGCCGATTTCGCCCGCCCATCGACGCTGCCGCGCTTTCACTTCGTGAACCTTGAGGCGGGCCGCATCGATTCCTTCCGCGTCACCCATGGTCGCGGGTCCGATCCGGAGCATTCGGGCTTCCTCCACAGCTTCTCCAACGTGCCGGGATCGGAAGCCACCTCGCGCGGGGCCTACGTCACCTGCGAGTGGTACTACGGCAAGTACGGCACCTCGATTCGCCTGGAAGGCATGGACCGCGACAATTCGAATGCGCGCGAACGCGCCATCGTCATGCATCCGGCTGCCTATGCCGCGCCGGAACATATCGCCAGGTTCGGCAAGCTGGGCCGCAGCGAAGGTTGCTTCGCCATGTCGCCGGGTGATTTCACGCAGGCTCTGGCCCACCTTTCCGGCGGGCGCCTGCTCTATGCAGACCGCATCTCGCTGACCTGA
- a CDS encoding L,D-transpeptidase family protein, translated as MSAIVTAIAAAMRGPADRKVSMKTLRLANLGIVSGLALAALPFAASAQTAQPVISPAPVATSPAPQPAAPAPAVSPTATPSTTAVVTPPVPNPNPVMRWPLAQAQALAAVIESIDDEGLTPADYQPAALRAAIAKGEGAELDAQASKSFTWLTEDLRDGRTPMKARVQWFAFDKDMDVNPTEAVMKRALESGDVAGTLAALSPTYPDYAALKQALAEATNAKTRNAIRANMDRWRWFSRDLGEYYLITNVPEYQLRLVRKDTIVRTYRTIVGKPGRTATPQLAELVEGVVFNPTWTVPQSIVKGEGLGAQLLANPASARAQGYAVSRGSDGMITVVQQPGPKNALGLMKLDMPNPHAIFLHDTPNRSLFNLANRALSHGCVRTERASELAIAMAIIGGGKTGDEAAEISASGKYTKVPMSKRQMPVYIGYFTYARSIDGTLKAFPDIYGRDAPVLASLAAPRQMKTGQRKSTEAVIKLDNPL; from the coding sequence ATGAGCGCAATCGTAACGGCAATAGCCGCCGCGATGCGCGGCCCGGCTGACAGGAAGGTATCGATGAAGACTCTTCGCTTGGCGAACCTCGGCATTGTTTCGGGACTGGCCCTGGCCGCCCTGCCGTTCGCCGCCAGTGCGCAAACCGCGCAGCCGGTGATCTCGCCCGCGCCTGTCGCGACGAGCCCGGCACCGCAGCCGGCCGCCCCGGCACCTGCCGTCTCGCCGACGGCCACGCCTTCGACCACGGCGGTCGTCACCCCGCCGGTGCCGAACCCCAATCCGGTCATGCGCTGGCCGCTGGCCCAGGCCCAGGCGCTCGCGGCGGTCATCGAATCCATCGACGATGAAGGCCTGACGCCCGCCGATTACCAGCCCGCCGCGCTGCGCGCCGCCATCGCCAAGGGCGAGGGGGCAGAGCTGGACGCACAGGCGAGCAAGAGCTTCACCTGGCTGACCGAAGACCTGCGCGATGGCCGCACGCCGATGAAGGCCCGCGTGCAGTGGTTCGCCTTTGACAAGGACATGGACGTCAACCCGACCGAGGCGGTGATGAAGCGCGCCCTGGAAAGCGGGGACGTGGCCGGCACGCTGGCTGCACTCAGCCCGACCTATCCGGACTATGCCGCGCTCAAGCAGGCGCTGGCAGAGGCGACCAATGCCAAGACGCGCAATGCCATCCGGGCCAACATGGACCGCTGGCGCTGGTTCAGCCGCGACCTTGGCGAATATTACCTGATCACCAACGTACCCGAATACCAGCTGCGCCTGGTGCGCAAGGACACGATCGTGCGCACCTATCGCACCATCGTCGGCAAGCCCGGTCGCACGGCAACGCCGCAGCTGGCTGAACTGGTCGAGGGCGTGGTCTTCAACCCGACGTGGACCGTGCCGCAATCCATCGTCAAGGGCGAAGGACTGGGCGCGCAGCTGCTGGCCAATCCCGCTTCGGCACGCGCGCAAGGCTATGCCGTCAGCCGCGGTTCGGACGGCATGATCACCGTCGTCCAGCAGCCGGGGCCGAAGAACGCGCTGGGGTTGATGAAGCTCGACATGCCCAACCCGCATGCGATCTTCCTGCACGATACGCCCAACCGCAGCCTGTTCAACCTGGCCAACCGGGCGCTCAGCCATGGCTGCGTCCGCACCGAGCGCGCTTCCGAACTGGCCATTGCCATGGCGATCATCGGTGGCGGCAAGACCGGTGACGAAGCGGCGGAGATCAGCGCCTCGGGCAAGTACACCAAGGTGCCGATGTCCAAGCGGCAGATGCCGGTCTATATCGGCTACTTCACCTATGCCCGCTCGATCGACGGCACGCTCAAGGCGTTTCCGGATATCTATGGCCGCGATGCGCCCGTGCTCGCCAGCCTGGCAGCGCCGCGTCAGATGAAGACCGGCCAGCGCAAGAGCACCGAAGCGGTGATCAAGCTCGACAATCCGTTGTAA
- a CDS encoding DMT family transporter: MSRSHPLMPFISVTLGIALFSLMDALMKGASMAVGAYSAMLVRSVFGVAIMWPLWRWRGGTMPDREALKLHALRGAISAGMATTFFWGLVRMPLAEGIAISFIAPLIALYLSAAMLGEKVTGRAVLGSLLGLCGVGVIAAGQIGAREMGPDAAAGIAAVLLSAVLYAFNLIYQRKQAQLASPSEVALFQMAFSGLFLAVLAPLLLVLPGAETALGIAGSAALAAVSLMLLSWGYGRAEAQALLPIEYSAFIWAALFGWLIFDEAVTAATLGGVVFIVFGCWIAARQRPGEHNEQTAL, from the coding sequence ATGTCGCGCAGCCACCCGCTCATGCCCTTTATCTCCGTCACGCTGGGTATTGCCCTGTTCAGCCTGATGGACGCGCTGATGAAGGGGGCCTCGATGGCCGTCGGGGCCTATTCGGCCATGCTGGTGCGTTCGGTCTTCGGCGTGGCGATCATGTGGCCGCTGTGGCGCTGGCGCGGGGGCACCATGCCCGATCGCGAGGCCTTGAAGCTGCACGCCCTGCGCGGCGCAATCAGCGCGGGCATGGCGACGACCTTCTTCTGGGGGCTGGTGCGGATGCCGCTGGCCGAAGGCATTGCCATCTCGTTCATCGCCCCGCTCATCGCGCTGTACCTTTCCGCGGCGATGCTGGGCGAAAAGGTGACGGGGCGGGCGGTGCTCGGCTCGCTGCTCGGCCTGTGCGGCGTTGGCGTGATTGCCGCCGGGCAGATCGGCGCGCGCGAGATGGGGCCGGATGCCGCAGCGGGCATTGCGGCGGTGCTGCTTTCAGCCGTGCTCTATGCCTTCAACCTGATCTACCAGCGCAAGCAGGCGCAGCTGGCCAGCCCTTCGGAAGTGGCCCTGTTCCAGATGGCCTTTTCCGGCTTGTTCCTGGCGGTGCTCGCGCCCTTGCTGCTTGTCCTGCCGGGGGCGGAAACGGCGCTGGGCATTGCCGGAAGCGCGGCTTTGGCGGCCGTATCGCTGATGCTGCTGTCGTGGGGCTATGGCCGGGCAGAGGCGCAGGCCCTGCTGCCCATCGAGTATTCCGCGTTCATCTGGGCCGCGCTGTTCGGCTGGCTGATCTTCGATGAAGCGGTAACCGCGGCGACGCTCGGCGGGGTGGTTTTCATCGTCTTCGGCTGCTGGATCGCGGCGCGGCAGCGCCCCGGCGAACACAACGAGCAGACCGCGCTATAA